One region of Streptococcus salivarius genomic DNA includes:
- a CDS encoding GNAT family N-acetyltransferase, giving the protein MPLNHYQQEVGPSLADASPGKMPDVALLEGRYCSVEHLTVAEHYEDILDFYFTNQILSDWTYMYADPFESEEAVRQCLEGYEQSQNPYFFAIRDKASGKVLGTFSLMAITPKNRSVEMGRVILAPTLQKTRAATEAQYLLMKYVFEDLNYRRYEWKCDSLNRPSANAAMRLGFTYEGRFRNHAIYKGRSRDTDWFSIIDSEWPVLKKRFENWLAPENFDEKGQQKRSLREF; this is encoded by the coding sequence ATGCCTTTAAATCACTACCAACAAGAAGTGGGGCCAAGTCTAGCGGATGCTAGTCCAGGTAAGATGCCAGATGTTGCTCTATTAGAAGGTCGTTATTGTAGCGTTGAACATTTGACGGTGGCAGAGCATTATGAGGACATTTTAGACTTTTACTTTACTAATCAGATTCTTTCTGATTGGACCTATATGTATGCGGATCCTTTTGAATCTGAAGAAGCTGTACGTCAGTGTTTGGAGGGTTATGAGCAATCCCAAAATCCTTATTTCTTTGCCATCAGGGATAAGGCTTCAGGTAAGGTTCTAGGAACCTTTTCACTTATGGCTATTACGCCGAAAAATCGTAGTGTTGAAATGGGCCGAGTAATTTTAGCCCCTACTTTACAAAAGACTAGAGCTGCTACAGAAGCTCAATATCTGCTTATGAAATATGTCTTTGAAGATCTTAACTATCGTCGTTATGAGTGGAAATGTGATAGTCTCAATCGTCCTTCTGCCAATGCTGCCATGCGTTTAGGGTTCACCTATGAGGGGCGTTTTCGTAACCATGCTATCTATAAGGGACGTAGCCGTGATACGGACTGGTTCTCGATTATTGATAGTGAGTGGCCAGTACTTAAGAAACGATTTGAGAATTGGCTAGCTCCTGAGAATTTTGATGAAAAGGGACAGCAGAAACGTTCTTTGAGGGAATTTTGA
- a CDS encoding DUF1149 family protein, with translation MDLIREKVFVNRYHYDVRNHEWEKENGVPKTNVEVTFQLHNKDEEANNTSVVAVLQFMIVRDEFVISGIVSQMDHIQNRIVNEPKDFSQEEAEALAAPLLDTLQRLTYEVTEIALDRPGINLEF, from the coding sequence ATGGATTTAATTCGCGAAAAAGTATTTGTTAACCGTTACCACTATGATGTTCGTAACCATGAGTGGGAAAAAGAGAATGGTGTTCCTAAAACAAATGTTGAAGTAACTTTCCAGTTGCACAATAAAGATGAAGAAGCTAACAATACGTCTGTTGTAGCTGTTTTGCAATTTATGATTGTCCGTGATGAGTTTGTTATCTCAGGGATTGTTTCTCAAATGGACCACATTCAAAACCGTATCGTCAATGAACCAAAAGACTTCTCACAAGAAGAAGCAGAAGCCTTGGCTGCACCGCTCTTGGATACGCTTCAACGTTTGACTTATGAAGTAACTGAAATTGCCTTGGATCGTCCAGGTATCAATTTGGAGTTCTAA